TCAGAAGAACTTTATGCTTGAGAATATCAAGCGTAAGTCCTCCCTGCTGAAGCCGATCAGCGGCCACTTCCTCTGGCCCTTGCTCAAATTTGTAGCGACGAATGCGGGCTTTCACCCGGGCTACCAGCTCGCGAACACTGAAGGGCTTGGTCATATAATCGTCCGCTCCCAAATTCAACCCTAGTACTTTATCAATTTCCTCAGCTTTAGAGGTAAGCATAATGATGGGGGTATCAATCCGCTCCTGCCGAATACGCTGACAAACTTCCATGCCATCCATACTGGGTAACATAATATCCAGAATGATAATATCGTACGGTTCGTGAATAGCCTGATACAGACCGTCAATACCGTTGCCAACAATCTCAGCTTCGCAGTCAATATCCCGAAGGTTTACCTGAATCAGATTAGCAATGTCCTGATCGTCTTCAATAATGAGGGCTCGCTTGTGCATAGTTGCCAGTAAAGAGTCTATTGATATTTCGTCTTCTCCTTCTCCTAAATAATCCATGTAAGTTACGTTAAATCTTAAAAATAAGCGACACAGCTAAGTCCTTAGGCCACTGCGTAGGCGGGAGTGTATATTGACTTCGTTTTATCATCTTGCTGCTTTAGCACTTCAATTACCTCAGATATATCGGCTCGTTGAGTATAATCTTCGGCCACAAAAGCGTAACGAATCGTGCAATTGGTATCAATCACGTAAGTAGCGGGCATCGGTAATCGGGCTATCGTATCCTGGTGGCGGATTAGTAAGTTTAATCCCAGGCTGCGGTAAAATGCAGCTAAATAATCTGAGAGCGCAATAGATACTTTGAATAGGCGAGCTACTTCACTGCCTTTATCCTGTAGAATCGAGAAGTCTAACTTATTTTTTTGCACGGTGCGCCGAACATGCTCTCCGGCTTCTGGAGTAACGGCCAGTAGTTGGGCACCCTGAAACTCTATTTCGGGTAACGCATGACGCCAAGCTTGTAGAGTAAGGTTACAAAACGGACACCAGCCGCCCCGAAAGAATACCAGCACTATTGGTCCTTTCTTTAGTTGATCATACAGATGAATAACCCGTTGATTTTGGTCTTTAAGGGCAAAATCGCTGGCTACATCCCCTACCTTTAAACTACGTTGGGAGGCGTGCTGTCGCTGAAGGCTGTTTACAAATTCCCGCAGTACCTGCCGTAGTTGGGGCGCGGTTTGTTGATCTATTTCTTCGGACAAGGCCTCTAGTTCTGTTGGTAAATTGGTCATGATGCTTATCAATTAAAATTTCTTTTCAACCATAAGTACGTGACTATGAGACGCTTATTTATCACAGAAGTATCACATGTTTATGAAATTTAGAAAATACATTTTTTTTGAAACAAAGTATAGACAATTAATGTATATACAAGTATTAAAAATGAATTACTATATTTATCTATCTTAATCTTTACTAAAAATGAAAAAAATATCTCTAAATGCGCTCGTACTAACTGTTTTGGCAGTAGTAGCTTCAGCATTTACCCTACCTGAAAAAGAGGCAGTAACGTATACTGTTGATGTTCAGCAAAGCGAGGTTACCTGGAAAGGGGAGAAAGTAACCGGAAACCACGTAGGCACTATCCAGCTTCAGCAAGGCAGTTTAGCCCTGGAAGACGGAAAGCTGATAGGCGGAAACTTTACGATTGATATGAGTACTCTCAGCAACACTGACTTGGAAGGTGAGCAGAAAGGAAAACTAGAGGGACATCTTAAATCGGATGACTTTTTCGGGGTAGCTACTCACCCTACCGCAACGCTTACTATTACCAAGGTTAAGCCTCAAGCCAACAATACTTACCAAGTTACGGGTAAACTGACGATCAAGGATAAAACCAACCAGATTCAGTTTCCAGCTACGGTTACCACCGAAGGAAGTCAAGTAACCGCCAACGCTTCTATTGCGGTAGACCGCTCCGAGTACGATGTGCGCTACGGTTCCGATAGCTTCTTTGATAACTTGGGCGACAAAGTAATTTACGACGATTTCCACCTAGAAGTATCGCTAGTAGCTAACGCCCCCATGATGGAAAAAGCCATGAAATAATACTTTCTTATTCGTGAGTTTAGTAGAAAAGTGGTGGAGTTAGGTCTTCATTGCTTTTTTTGGTTTATTTAAAGTGAACTGTTCATCAGTTTCCTCGTACTATCTGAGTAATTAAACCGTACAATATAACATGGCATCAATTGATACTTATCAACTTTCCCCGGATAAAATGCGCGAAGCTTTGCAGCAAGTATTATCAGGCGAAGAAGTATTGGTTTACGAGAACGGGAAACTCCTATTTAAAATTACGGAGGTAGAAAAGGTGGCCGAACGTACCTCGGGTAAGAAACGACAATTTGGTTTTCGGAAAGGAGCACTCAAGTACATGGCGTCTGACTTTAACGAACCACTAGATGACTTCAAAGACTATATGCCTGAATAGTACCTTAGCAAATGAGCCATTTACTAGACACCAGCACTTTTATATGGTTTGTGCAAGGTGATGCCCGACTTTCCCGTACAGCGCAAGCCCAAATTGAGGAACCGGAAAACACTATATTCGTCAGCATTATTAGCTTGTGGGAAATTGTGATTAGACAGCGTTTGAACAAGTTGGATTTTGAGGCGGATGTCCCACAAATGATTAGCGATATTCAAACAATGGATGCTCGTTTACTCAACTTATCACCACACCACTTGCAAGTGCTGGAAGGATTGGACTATAACCCTGACCATAAAGACCCTTTTGACCGCCTGCTAGTTAGTCAAGCCATAGCTGATAATTTATCTATTATCACCAATGGTGGGAAATTTCCTACCTATTCAATAGACTTGGTTTGGTGAAATAAAATTCCCCAGAAGTATAGTTACAAGCGATAGGGCAGTAGTTCTATCGCTTTTTTTATGTTAATACTTTTAGTTCTACTCCTACGGAATAACAGTGAAAGGTGGCGTCACGATACTAAAGGCATTAACATTCCCTTGGCAAGGTTTAGCGTAGAGACTTATGGTTCCAGTACCTACCCCAGCGGGCACTTCTACTTGCACTGAGTCAGAGGAAACAAACAATGGCTCTGCCAAAAATGAAACCGATAACGGTTCACCCGTCGGACTAGCAAACGTTATTAAATTTAAACTGTCCTTTAAAGTTTCATCCAAATTACGACCGTAAATCGTGACGAGAGTTCCAATTGGGCCGCTTTCAGGAGCAATACCAGTAATAGCAGGCGAAGGAGTTTCCCGAATGACTATTGACTTAATAGCCTCCTGGTAACCATCACGCGCGACTCTTACATCTACCCCACACCAGGGAACACCCGCCGGAACGATGGTTTGAAGCATAGTATCAGCAGCAGTAACAACCGAAGTAGGTATACCATGTACAGAAACGCGGTTTTCACCAGGAACGGAGCTAAAGTTTTGCCCAATAATCGATAT
This region of Tunicatimonas pelagia genomic DNA includes:
- a CDS encoding YceI family protein, whose protein sequence is MKKISLNALVLTVLAVVASAFTLPEKEAVTYTVDVQQSEVTWKGEKVTGNHVGTIQLQQGSLALEDGKLIGGNFTIDMSTLSNTDLEGEQKGKLEGHLKSDDFFGVATHPTATLTITKVKPQANNTYQVTGKLTIKDKTNQIQFPATVTTEGSQVTANASIAVDRSEYDVRYGSDSFFDNLGDKVIYDDFHLEVSLVANAPMMEKAMK
- a CDS encoding IPT/TIG domain-containing protein; the encoded protein is MKVAYYLKTLLLVALLPSCNSDEEALPPAITVEIINPGSLIISGNTTNAAMIGDTISIIGQNFSSVPGENRVSVHGIPTSVVTAADTMLQTIVPAGVPWCGVDVRVARDGYQEAIKSIVIRETPSPAITGIAPESGPIGTLVTIYGRNLDETLKDSLNLITFASPTGEPLSVSFLAEPLFVSSDSVQVEVPAGVGTGTISLYAKPCQGNVNAFSIVTPPFTVIP
- a CDS encoding type II toxin-antitoxin system VapC family toxin, translated to MSHLLDTSTFIWFVQGDARLSRTAQAQIEEPENTIFVSIISLWEIVIRQRLNKLDFEADVPQMISDIQTMDARLLNLSPHHLQVLEGLDYNPDHKDPFDRLLVSQAIADNLSIITNGGKFPTYSIDLVW
- a CDS encoding type II toxin-antitoxin system Phd/YefM family antitoxin, which produces MASIDTYQLSPDKMREALQQVLSGEEVLVYENGKLLFKITEVEKVAERTSGKKRQFGFRKGALKYMASDFNEPLDDFKDYMPE
- a CDS encoding peroxiredoxin-like family protein, with amino-acid sequence MTNLPTELEALSEEIDQQTAPQLRQVLREFVNSLQRQHASQRSLKVGDVASDFALKDQNQRVIHLYDQLKKGPIVLVFFRGGWCPFCNLTLQAWRHALPEIEFQGAQLLAVTPEAGEHVRRTVQKNKLDFSILQDKGSEVARLFKVSIALSDYLAAFYRSLGLNLLIRHQDTIARLPMPATYVIDTNCTIRYAFVAEDYTQRADISEVIEVLKQQDDKTKSIYTPAYAVA
- a CDS encoding response regulator transcription factor; the encoded protein is MDYLGEGEDEISIDSLLATMHKRALIIEDDQDIANLIQVNLRDIDCEAEIVGNGIDGLYQAIHEPYDIIILDIMLPSMDGMEVCQRIRQERIDTPIIMLTSKAEEIDKVLGLNLGADDYMTKPFSVRELVARVKARIRRYKFEQGPEEVAADRLQQGGLTLDILKHKVLLNGEVVELTAKEFDLLKLFMQEVGRTFTREELLSKVWGYSYGGYEHTVNSHINRLRLKIEQDPANPTYILTVWGVGYKFNDGLI